A single region of the Hippoglossus hippoglossus isolate fHipHip1 chromosome 17, fHipHip1.pri, whole genome shotgun sequence genome encodes:
- the rasal2 gene encoding ras GTPase-activating protein nGAP isoform X3, which produces MSGAASRGPAEGRKGPVQGPCRASYRWHHYRKPWWRSDPQPEQLLGRYKWRTSARLAPGAANTSPPEVKGQRVRPLHLRLVSLPGFGSVTERFHDDPMRPGSLRRILPFLRSMSEPGTGDSPERTVLRKAGSAADRRAPVFSSFFRSFSPSIGIRDDPETDGGESDVKGPPAHRFSCGQSPYTDSGAWERKFCILTDSQLVLLNKDDEATGEAQESPTDSAKGRSLRRTVSVPSEGQFPEFQAEGTPVTEVSSERSPRRRSISGPGSSEKTVAVDNPNSSPFKVPGFFSKRLKGSIKRTKSQTKLDRNTSFKLPSLRPPEPDRSRGLPKLKESTSHESLLSPGSAVEALDLSMEEDVFIKPLHCSILGQEFCFEVTYSGGSKCFSCTSASERDKWMENLRRTIQPNKDNCRRAENLLRLWIIEAKDLPPKKKYFCELCLDDVLYARTTSKPRHDSLFWGEYFDFSSLPAVHSVTVHIYRDVDKKKKKDKNNYVGLVNIPVSGVTGRQFVEKWYPVSTPTTSKAKGGGPSIRIKSRFQTISILPMEQYKEFAEFITNNYTMLCSVLEPVISVKNKEEMACALVHILQSTGRAKDFLTDLVMSEVDRCADHDVLIFRENTLATKAIEEYLKLVGQKYLHDALGEFIKALYESDENCEVDSSRCSGGDLAEHQSNLKMCCELAFCKIINSYCVFPRELKEVFASWKQQCVARGHQQDISKRLISASLFLRFLCPAIMSPSLFNLMQEYPDHRTSRTLTLIAKVIQNLANFTKFGNKEEYMAFMNDFLEHEWAGMMRFLSEISNPETLSNTPGFEGYIDLGRELSVLHALLWEVVSQLDKGENSFLQATVAKLGPLPRILGDISRCLAAPTPVQQQLRRFQDHSSAHNLSGSLSSGLHRIFEDPANSHCEVRSLQSPCSDLMDGYVRGQRPLLAQQHPSIHSSVSLVDLQDAQSLHAPAGPPPHHEAPPRLSRAGSQASIGHAPPPHTYPHSNPLTPQPALHQPKAAARDGQPQSAPQVRRPLHPSVSQQRSLQPLSFQNPVYHLSNPAHSLSTRSAHSLQQDSSSENLSTESSHNSHSNSDDYGSQVGVKGRVPSNSSLDELGSRRSTQSEECSTPRRHALPDLPPGTATAVAIPRQSTTAGTAHIVKVEQQSRGGGGARTPRSLPHSASLRSSSSANTEPTPTATNVNRQQPTCSVENMAPPPKSATKPPQVASPVDTVAVAMSPVERTAAWVLNNGQYDEKEEEGGGEGGGERSREEGRSTEKYELEISRLKERLRVSGRRLEEYERRLLAQEQQMQKLLLEYKNRLEDSEERLRRQQEEKDNQMKSIICRLMAVEEELKRDHAEMQAVIEAKQKIIDAQEKRIGSLDAANSRLMLALTQVKERYSAPSLHNGLSPSNPTKLSITENGEFRNSSC; this is translated from the exons ATGAGTGGAGCAGCGAGCAGAGGCCCCGCTGAGGGCCGCAAGGGTCCAGTCCAGGGTCCCTGCCGGGCCTCGTACCGCTGGCACCATTACAGGAAGCCTTGGTGGAGATCTGACCCCCAGCCTGAGCAGCTATTGGGCAGATACAAGTGGAGGACATCTGCTCGCCTGGCGCCGGGGGCAGCCAACACGTCCCCTCCCGAGGTCAAAGGGCAGAGAGTCCGGCCTCTTCACCTACGACTGGTCAGCCTCCCGGGGTTTGGCTCCGTCACAGAACGATTCCACGACGACCCGATGAGGCCCGGCTCTCTGCGCAGGATCCTCCCCTTCCTCAGGTCCATGTCTGAGCCCGGGACAGGTGATTCCCCGGAGAGGACGGTGCTAAGGAAGGCGGGATCAGCTGCAGATCGACGAGCTCCTGTCTTCAGCAGCTTCTTTCGCTCGTTCTCTCCGAGTATCGGCATCAGGGACGATCCTGAAACTGACGGAGGGGAGTCTG ACGTTAAAGGTCCTCCCGCTCATCGCTTCTCCTGCGGCCAGAGTCCGTACACTGACAGTGGAGCCTGGGAGAGGAAGTTCTGCATCCTGACGGACAGCCAGCTCGTCCTGCTCAACAAGGACgacgag gccaCAGGTGAAGCTCAGGAGAGCCCCACGGACTCAGCGAAGGGGCGGAGTCTCCGCAGGACGGTCAGCGTCCCCTCAGAGGGACAGTTCCCAGAGTTCCAGGCAGAGGGCACCCCCGTGACAG aGGTGTCTTCGGAGCGATctccgaggaggaggagcatcTCCGGCCCGGGGAGTTCAGAGAAGACCGTCGCCGTCGACAATCCAAACTCGTCACCTTTTAAAGTGCCg GGGTTTTTCAGTAAACGTCTCAAAGGCTCCATCAAGAGAACGAAGAGTCAAACCAAACTGGACAGAAACACCAGCTTCAAACTGCCGTCGCTCCGACCCCCTGAGCCCGACAG GTCTCGCGGGCTCCCCAAGCTGAAGGAGTCGACTTCCCATGAGTCTTTGCTGAGCCCAGGCAGCGCGGTGGAGGCTCTGGACCTGAGCATGGAGGAAGACGTGTTCATCAAACCTCTGCACTGCAGCATTCTGGGACAGGAGTTCTGCTTCGAG GTGACGTATTCGGGTGGCAGTAAGTGTTTCAGCTGCACTTCGGCTTCAGAGAGAGACAAGTGGATGGAAAACCTTCGGAGGACGATTCAGCCCAACAAG gacAACTGTCGACGAGCAGAGAACCTGCTGCGACTGTGGATCATCGAAGCCAAAGACCTGCCACCCAAGAAGAAATATTTCTGCGAGCTGTGTCTGGACGATGTCCTGTATGCCCGCACCACCAGCAAGCCCCGTCACGACAGCCTGTTCTGGGGCGAATACTTCGACTTCTCCAGCCTGCCAGCTGTGCACAGCGTCACTGTACACATCTACCGCGACgtggacaagaagaagaagaaggacaagaacAACTACGTGGGCCTGGTCAACATCCCGGTGTCGGGCGTGACGGGTCGCCAGTTTGTGGAGAAGTGGTACCCGGTCAGCACGCCCACCACCAGCAAGGCCAAAGGAGGGGGGCCTTCGATCCGCATCAAGTCCCGCTTCCAGACCATCTCCATCCTGCCCATGGAGCAGTACAAGGAGTTCGCTGAGTTCATCACCAACAACTACACCATGCTGTGCTCGGTGCTGGAGCCCGTCATCAGCGTCAAGAACAAGGAGGAGATGGCCTGCGCTCTGGTCCACATCCTGCAGAGCACTGGGAGGGCAAAG gacTTCCTGACGGACCTGGTAATGTCGGAGGTGGATCGATGTGCCGACCACGACGTCCTGATCTTCAGGGAGAACACGTTGGCCACCAAGGCCATCGAGGAGTATCTGAAGCTGGTGGGACAGAAATACCTGCACGACGCGCTCG GCGAGTTCATTAAAGCTCTGTACGAGTCGGACGAGAACTGTGAGGTTGATTCCAGTCGGTGCTCTGGCGGTGATCTGGCTGAACATCAGAGTAACCTGAAGATGTGCTGCGAGCTGGCGTTCTGCAAGATCATCAACTCGTACTG CGTGTTTCCTCGGGAGCTGAAGGAAGTGTTCGCTTCGTGGAAGCAGCAATGCGTCGCCCGCGGCCACCAGCAGGACATCAGCAAGCGTTTGATCAGTGCCTCGCTGTTCCTGCGCTTCCTCTGCCCCGCCATCATGTCGCCGTCGCTCTTCAACCTGATGCAGGAATATCCAGACCACCGGACGTCCCGTACGCTTACGCTCATCGCCAAAGTCATCCAGAACCTCGCCAACTTCACCAA GTTTGGAAACAAAGAGGAGTACATGGCGTTCATGAACGACTTTCTGGAGCACGAGTGGGCGGGGATGATGCGTTTCCTGTCGGAGATCTCTAACCCGGAGACTCTATCCAACACACCGGGCTTCGAAGGTTACATCGACCTCGGCCGCGAGCTGTCAGTCCTGCACGCTCTGCTGTGGGAGGTGGTGTCCCAGCTCGACAAG GGTGAAAATTCCTTCCTGCAGGCCACCGTAGCGAAGCTGGGCCCGCTGCCGAGGATTCTGGGAGATATCTCTCGCTGCCTCGCCGCCCCGAcgccagtgcagcagcagctgcgaCGTTTCCAGGACCATAGCTCCGCCCACAACCTCAGCGGCAGCCTGTCGTCAGGGTTACACCGAATCTTTGAGGACCCCGCCAACAG tcactgtGAGGTCCGCAGCCTTCAGTCTCCGTGCAGTGATCTGATGGACGGTTATGTTCGAGgtcagcgccccctgctggctcaGCAGCATCCTTCCATCCACA GCAGCGTCTCTCTGGTCGACCTGCAGGACGCTCAGAGCCTGCACGCCCCCGCGGGGCCCCCACCGCACCACGAGGCCCCGCCCCGCCTCAGCAGGGCCGGTTCCCAGGCCTCTATCGGACACGCCCCGCCCCCACACACCTACCCCCACTCCAACCCCCTGACCCCCCAGCCGGCGCTACACCAGCCTAAAGCGGCGGCCAGGGACGGCCAGCCTCAGAGCGCTCCGCAGGTGAGGCGGCCGCTGCATCCCTCTGTCAGCCAACAGCGCAGCCTGCAGCCGCTGTCCTTCCAGAACCCCGTGTACCACCTGAGTAACCCCGCCCACAGCCTGTCCACACGCTCCGCCCACTCGCTGCAGCAGGACTCCAGCTCGGAGAACCTGAGCACCGAAAGCTCCCACAACAGCCACAGCAACTCTGATGACTACGGCAGCCAGGtgggggtcaaaggtcgagTGCCGTCCAACAGCAGCCTGGACGAGCTTGGCAGCAGGCGGAGCACGCAGAGCGAGGAGTGTTCCACGCCGCGCCGCCACGCACTGCCTGACCTTCCGCCCGGCACCGCCACAGCGGTCGCCATCCCTCGTCAGAGCACGACGGCGGGCACCGCCCACATCGTCAAGGTGgaacagcagagcagaggagggggcggggccaggACGCCACGCTCTCTCCCACACAGTGCCTCGTTacgaagcagcagcagcgccaaTACCGAGCCGACACCCACCGCCACCAACGTCAACCGCCAACAGCCAACCTGCTCTGTGGAGAACATGGCTCCGCCCCCAAAGAGCGCCACCAAACCACCACAG GTGGCGTCTCCGGTGGACACGGTGGCGGTGGCGATGTCTCCAGTGGAGAGGACGGCGGCCTGGGTCCTCAACAACGGCCAGTACgacgagaaggaggaggagggaggaggggagggagggggggagaggagcagagaggaggggcgGAGCACCGAGAAG TACGAGCTGGAGATCTCTCGGCTGAAGGAGCGCCTGCGGGTGTCCGGTCGGCGCCTGGAGGAGTACGAGCGGCGGCTGCTGGCTCAGGAGCAGCAGATGCAGAAGCTGCTGCTCGAGTATAAGAACCGTCTGGAGGACAGCGAGGAGCGACTGAGgcggcagcaggaggagaaggacaatCAGATGAAGAGCATCATCTGCAG gctcatggcggtggaggaggagttAAAGCGTGACCACGCAGAGATGCAGGCGGTGATTGAAGCTAAACAGAAAATCATCGACGCTCAG GAGAAGAGGATCGGGTCCCTGGACGCAGCAAACTCCCGGCTGATGTTGGCGCTGACGCAGGTGAAGGAGCGTTACAGCGCCCCCAGCCTCCACAACGGCCTGTCGCCCAGCAACCCCACCAAACTGTCCATCACTGAGAACGGAGAGTTCAGGAACAGCAGCTGCTGA
- the rasal2 gene encoding ras GTPase-activating protein nGAP isoform X5, with protein sequence MMGNSCDREVSSERSPRRRSISGPGSSEKTVAVDNPNSSPFKVPGFFSKRLKGSIKRTKSQTKLDRNTSFKLPSLRPPEPDRSRGLPKLKESTSHESLLSPGSAVEALDLSMEEDVFIKPLHCSILGQEFCFEVTYSGGSKCFSCTSASERDKWMENLRRTIQPNKDNCRRAENLLRLWIIEAKDLPPKKKYFCELCLDDVLYARTTSKPRHDSLFWGEYFDFSSLPAVHSVTVHIYRDVDKKKKKDKNNYVGLVNIPVSGVTGRQFVEKWYPVSTPTTSKAKGGGPSIRIKSRFQTISILPMEQYKEFAEFITNNYTMLCSVLEPVISVKNKEEMACALVHILQSTGRAKDFLTDLVMSEVDRCADHDVLIFRENTLATKAIEEYLKLVGQKYLHDALGEFIKALYESDENCEVDSSRCSGGDLAEHQSNLKMCCELAFCKIINSYCVFPRELKEVFASWKQQCVARGHQQDISKRLISASLFLRFLCPAIMSPSLFNLMQEYPDHRTSRTLTLIAKVIQNLANFTKFGNKEEYMAFMNDFLEHEWAGMMRFLSEISNPETLSNTPGFEGYIDLGRELSVLHALLWEVVSQLDKGENSFLQATVAKLGPLPRILGDISRCLAAPTPVQQQLRRFQDHSSAHNLSGSLSSGLHRIFEDPANSHCEVRSLQSPCSDLMDGYVRGQRPLLAQQHPSIHSSVSDQERDNLLSNGRSVSLVDLQDAQSLHAPAGPPPHHEAPPRLSRAGSQASIGHAPPPHTYPHSNPLTPQPALHQPKAAARDGQPQSAPQVRRPLHPSVSQQRSLQPLSFQNPVYHLSNPAHSLSTRSAHSLQQDSSSENLSTESSHNSHSNSDDYGSQVGVKGRVPSNSSLDELGSRRSTQSEECSTPRRHALPDLPPGTATAVAIPRQSTTAGTAHIVKVEQQSRGGGGARTPRSLPHSASLRSSSSANTEPTPTATNVNRQQPTCSVENMAPPPKSATKPPQVASPVDTVAVAMSPVERTAAWVLNNGQYDEKEEEGGGEGGGERSREEGRSTEKYELEISRLKERLRVSGRRLEEYERRLLAQEQQMQKLLLEYKNRLEDSEERLRRQQEEKDNQMKSIICRLMAVEEELKRDHAEMQAVIEAKQKIIDAQEKRIGSLDAANSRLMLALTQVKERYSAPSLHNGLSPSNPTKLSITENGEFRNSSC encoded by the exons ATGATGGGGAACAGCTGCGATCGAG aGGTGTCTTCGGAGCGATctccgaggaggaggagcatcTCCGGCCCGGGGAGTTCAGAGAAGACCGTCGCCGTCGACAATCCAAACTCGTCACCTTTTAAAGTGCCg GGGTTTTTCAGTAAACGTCTCAAAGGCTCCATCAAGAGAACGAAGAGTCAAACCAAACTGGACAGAAACACCAGCTTCAAACTGCCGTCGCTCCGACCCCCTGAGCCCGACAG GTCTCGCGGGCTCCCCAAGCTGAAGGAGTCGACTTCCCATGAGTCTTTGCTGAGCCCAGGCAGCGCGGTGGAGGCTCTGGACCTGAGCATGGAGGAAGACGTGTTCATCAAACCTCTGCACTGCAGCATTCTGGGACAGGAGTTCTGCTTCGAG GTGACGTATTCGGGTGGCAGTAAGTGTTTCAGCTGCACTTCGGCTTCAGAGAGAGACAAGTGGATGGAAAACCTTCGGAGGACGATTCAGCCCAACAAG gacAACTGTCGACGAGCAGAGAACCTGCTGCGACTGTGGATCATCGAAGCCAAAGACCTGCCACCCAAGAAGAAATATTTCTGCGAGCTGTGTCTGGACGATGTCCTGTATGCCCGCACCACCAGCAAGCCCCGTCACGACAGCCTGTTCTGGGGCGAATACTTCGACTTCTCCAGCCTGCCAGCTGTGCACAGCGTCACTGTACACATCTACCGCGACgtggacaagaagaagaagaaggacaagaacAACTACGTGGGCCTGGTCAACATCCCGGTGTCGGGCGTGACGGGTCGCCAGTTTGTGGAGAAGTGGTACCCGGTCAGCACGCCCACCACCAGCAAGGCCAAAGGAGGGGGGCCTTCGATCCGCATCAAGTCCCGCTTCCAGACCATCTCCATCCTGCCCATGGAGCAGTACAAGGAGTTCGCTGAGTTCATCACCAACAACTACACCATGCTGTGCTCGGTGCTGGAGCCCGTCATCAGCGTCAAGAACAAGGAGGAGATGGCCTGCGCTCTGGTCCACATCCTGCAGAGCACTGGGAGGGCAAAG gacTTCCTGACGGACCTGGTAATGTCGGAGGTGGATCGATGTGCCGACCACGACGTCCTGATCTTCAGGGAGAACACGTTGGCCACCAAGGCCATCGAGGAGTATCTGAAGCTGGTGGGACAGAAATACCTGCACGACGCGCTCG GCGAGTTCATTAAAGCTCTGTACGAGTCGGACGAGAACTGTGAGGTTGATTCCAGTCGGTGCTCTGGCGGTGATCTGGCTGAACATCAGAGTAACCTGAAGATGTGCTGCGAGCTGGCGTTCTGCAAGATCATCAACTCGTACTG CGTGTTTCCTCGGGAGCTGAAGGAAGTGTTCGCTTCGTGGAAGCAGCAATGCGTCGCCCGCGGCCACCAGCAGGACATCAGCAAGCGTTTGATCAGTGCCTCGCTGTTCCTGCGCTTCCTCTGCCCCGCCATCATGTCGCCGTCGCTCTTCAACCTGATGCAGGAATATCCAGACCACCGGACGTCCCGTACGCTTACGCTCATCGCCAAAGTCATCCAGAACCTCGCCAACTTCACCAA GTTTGGAAACAAAGAGGAGTACATGGCGTTCATGAACGACTTTCTGGAGCACGAGTGGGCGGGGATGATGCGTTTCCTGTCGGAGATCTCTAACCCGGAGACTCTATCCAACACACCGGGCTTCGAAGGTTACATCGACCTCGGCCGCGAGCTGTCAGTCCTGCACGCTCTGCTGTGGGAGGTGGTGTCCCAGCTCGACAAG GGTGAAAATTCCTTCCTGCAGGCCACCGTAGCGAAGCTGGGCCCGCTGCCGAGGATTCTGGGAGATATCTCTCGCTGCCTCGCCGCCCCGAcgccagtgcagcagcagctgcgaCGTTTCCAGGACCATAGCTCCGCCCACAACCTCAGCGGCAGCCTGTCGTCAGGGTTACACCGAATCTTTGAGGACCCCGCCAACAG tcactgtGAGGTCCGCAGCCTTCAGTCTCCGTGCAGTGATCTGATGGACGGTTATGTTCGAGgtcagcgccccctgctggctcaGCAGCATCCTTCCATCCACAGCAGCGTCTCTGATCAGGAGCGAGACAACCTGCTGTCCAACGGACGCAGCGTCTCTCTGGTCGACCTGCAGGACGCTCAGAGCCTGCACGCCCCCGCGGGGCCCCCACCGCACCACGAGGCCCCGCCCCGCCTCAGCAGGGCCGGTTCCCAGGCCTCTATCGGACACGCCCCGCCCCCACACACCTACCCCCACTCCAACCCCCTGACCCCCCAGCCGGCGCTACACCAGCCTAAAGCGGCGGCCAGGGACGGCCAGCCTCAGAGCGCTCCGCAGGTGAGGCGGCCGCTGCATCCCTCTGTCAGCCAACAGCGCAGCCTGCAGCCGCTGTCCTTCCAGAACCCCGTGTACCACCTGAGTAACCCCGCCCACAGCCTGTCCACACGCTCCGCCCACTCGCTGCAGCAGGACTCCAGCTCGGAGAACCTGAGCACCGAAAGCTCCCACAACAGCCACAGCAACTCTGATGACTACGGCAGCCAGGtgggggtcaaaggtcgagTGCCGTCCAACAGCAGCCTGGACGAGCTTGGCAGCAGGCGGAGCACGCAGAGCGAGGAGTGTTCCACGCCGCGCCGCCACGCACTGCCTGACCTTCCGCCCGGCACCGCCACAGCGGTCGCCATCCCTCGTCAGAGCACGACGGCGGGCACCGCCCACATCGTCAAGGTGgaacagcagagcagaggagggggcggggccaggACGCCACGCTCTCTCCCACACAGTGCCTCGTTacgaagcagcagcagcgccaaTACCGAGCCGACACCCACCGCCACCAACGTCAACCGCCAACAGCCAACCTGCTCTGTGGAGAACATGGCTCCGCCCCCAAAGAGCGCCACCAAACCACCACAG GTGGCGTCTCCGGTGGACACGGTGGCGGTGGCGATGTCTCCAGTGGAGAGGACGGCGGCCTGGGTCCTCAACAACGGCCAGTACgacgagaaggaggaggagggaggaggggagggagggggggagaggagcagagaggaggggcgGAGCACCGAGAAG TACGAGCTGGAGATCTCTCGGCTGAAGGAGCGCCTGCGGGTGTCCGGTCGGCGCCTGGAGGAGTACGAGCGGCGGCTGCTGGCTCAGGAGCAGCAGATGCAGAAGCTGCTGCTCGAGTATAAGAACCGTCTGGAGGACAGCGAGGAGCGACTGAGgcggcagcaggaggagaaggacaatCAGATGAAGAGCATCATCTGCAG gctcatggcggtggaggaggagttAAAGCGTGACCACGCAGAGATGCAGGCGGTGATTGAAGCTAAACAGAAAATCATCGACGCTCAG GAGAAGAGGATCGGGTCCCTGGACGCAGCAAACTCCCGGCTGATGTTGGCGCTGACGCAGGTGAAGGAGCGTTACAGCGCCCCCAGCCTCCACAACGGCCTGTCGCCCAGCAACCCCACCAAACTGTCCATCACTGAGAACGGAGAGTTCAGGAACAGCAGCTGCTGA